One segment of Meriones unguiculatus strain TT.TT164.6M chromosome X, Bangor_MerUng_6.1, whole genome shotgun sequence DNA contains the following:
- the LOC132650048 gene encoding host cell factor 1-like isoform X1, protein MSRCHAARGPDEHAALQPPLPARELPDEVLFLSWPFLAPATNQWFIPAVRGDIPPGCAAYGFVCDGTRLLVFGGMVEYGKYSNDLYELQASRWEWKRLKAKTPKNGPPPCPRLGHSFSLVGNKCYLFGGLANDSEDPKNNIPRYLNDLYILELRPGSGVVAWDIPITYGVLPPPRESHTAVVYTEKENKKSKLVIYGGMSGCRLGDLWTLDIETLTWNKPSLSGVAPLPRSLHSATTIGNKMYVFGGWVPLVMDDVKVATHEKEWKCTNTLACLNLDTMAWETILMDTLEDNIPRARAGHCAVAINTRLYIWSGRDGYRKAWNNQVCCKDLWYLETEKPPPPARVQLVRANTNSLEVSWGPVATADSYLLQLQKYDIPATAATASSPTPNPVPSVPANPPKSPAPAAAAPAVQPLTQVGITLVPQAATAPPSTTTIQVLPTVPGSSISVPTAARTQGVPAVLKVTGPQATTGTPLVTMRPASQAGKAPVTVTSLPASVRMVVPTQSAQGTVIGSNPQMSGMAALAAAAAATQKIPPSSAPTVLSVPAGTTIVKTVAVTPGTTTLPATVKVASSPVMVSNPATRMLKTAAAQVGTSVSSAANTSARPIITVHKSGTVTVAQQAQVVTTVVGGVTKTITLVKSPISVPGGSALISNLGKVMSVVQTKPVQTSAVTGQASTGPVTQIIQTKGPLPAGTILKLVTSADGKPTTIITTTQASGAGTKPTILGISSVSPSTTKPGTTTIIKTIPMSAIITQAGATGVSSSPGIKSPITIITTKVMTSGTGAPAKIITAVPKIATGHGQQGVTQVVLKGAPGQPGTILRTVPMSGVRLVTPVTVSAVKPAVTTLVVKGTTGVTTLGTVTGTVSTSLAGAGAHSTSASLATPITTLGTIATLSSQVINPTAITVSAAQTTLTAAGGLTTPTITMQPVSQPTQVTLITAPSGVEAQPVHDLPVSILASPTTEQPTATVTIADSGQSDVQPGTVTLVCSNPPCETHETGTTNTATTTVVANLGGHPQPTQVQFVCDRQEAAASLVTSAVGQQNGNVVRVCSNPPCETHETGTTNTATTTTSNMAEQHGCSNPPCETHETGTVSTATTAMSSMGTGQQRDTRRASNTPTVVRITVAPGPLERAQGTVKPQCQTQQTSMTSTTMTVQATGAPCSAGPLLRPSVALEAGSHSPAFVQLSIPSVRVGLSGPSSKDMPTGRQPETYHTYTTSTPTTARFIMGAGELGAARVVPTSTYESLQASSPNSTVTVTALEALLCPSAPETQVCTNPPCETHDTGTTNTATTSNAGSAQRVCSNPPCETHETGTTHTATTATSNGGAGQPEGGQQPSGGRLCETHQTTSTGTTMSVSVGALLPDASTSHGTLESGLEVVAVPTVTSQAGTTILASFPTQRVCSNPPCETHETGTTHTATTVTSNMSSNQDPPPAASDQGEAVSTQGDSANISSAITTTVSSTLPRAVTTVTQSTPVPGPSVPNISSLTETTPGALTSKVPIPATITVTIANTETSDMPFSADDILQPPEELQVSPGPRQQLPPRQLLQSASAPLLGESAEVRSASQTPELQAAMDLSSTGDPTSGQEPASSAVVATVVVQPPPPTQSEVDQLSLPQELMVEAQAGTTTLMVTGLTPEELAVTAAAEAAAQAAATEEAQALAIQAVLQAAQQAVMAGTGEPMDTSEAAAAVTQAELGHFSAEGQEGQATTIPIVLTQQELAALVQQQQQQLQEAQVQAQQQHHLPTEALAPADSLNDPSIESSCLNELASAVPSTVALLPSTATESLAPSNTFVTPQPVVVASPAKIQAAATLTEVANGIESLGVKPDLPPPPSKAPVKKENQWFDVGVIKGTNVMVTHYFLPPDDAVQSDDDSGTIPDYNQLKKQELQPGTAYKFRVAGINACGRGPFSEISAFKTCLPGFPGAPCAIKISKSPDGAHLTWEPPSVTSGKIIQYSVFLAIQRSQASGEAKSSTPAQLAFMRVYCGPSPSCLVQSSSLSNAHIDYTTKPAIIFRIAARNEKGYGPATQVRWLQETSKDGSGTKPASKRPMSSPEMKSAPKKSKADGQ, encoded by the exons ATGTCCCGCTGTCATGCAGCCCGAGGACCTGATGAACACGCAGCACTGCAACCTCCTCTGCCTGCCCGAGAACTACCAGATGAAGTACTATTTCTATCATGGCCTTTCTTGGCCCCAG CGACCAACCAGTGGTTCATCCCAGCTGTGAGAGGGGATATCCCGCCAGGGTGTGCAGCCTATGGCTTTGTGTGTGATGGTACTCGTCTGCTGGTGTTTGGTGGGATGGTGGAGTATGGAAAATACAGCAACGACCTCTATGAACTCCAG GCAAGTCGCTGGGAATGGAAGAGATTGAAAGCAAAGACGCCCAAAAATGGGCCACCTCCGTGTCCTCGACTTGGACACAGCTTCTCCCTCGTGGGCAATAAATGTTACCTATTTGGGGGTCTGGCCAATGATAGTGAAGACCCCAAGAACAACATTCCAAG GTACCTGAATGACTTATATATTCTTGAACTACGGCCTGGCTCTGGAGTGGTTGCCTGGGACATCCCCATCACTTACGGGGTCCTGCCTCCACCACGGGAGTCACATACTGCTGTGGTCTACACtgaaaaagagaacaagaaatcCAAGCTGGTGATCTATGGAGGAATGAGTGGCTGCAGGCTAGGGGACCTTTGGACCCTGGACATTG AGACACTGACATGGAATAAGCCCAGCCTTAGTGGGGTGGCCCCTCTTCCTCGGAGCCTCCACTCTGCAACCACCATAGGAAACAA AATGTATGTGTTTGGTGGCTGGGTGCCTCTTGTCATGGACGATGTCAAAGTGGCCACACACGAGAAGGAGTGGAAGTGTACCAACACACTGGCTTGTCTCAACTTGG ATACCATGGCCTGGGAAACCATCCTGATGGATACACTGGAGGACAACATTCCTCGAGCTCGAGCTGGCCACTGTGCTGTTGCCATCAATACTCGCCTGTACATCTGGAGTGGCCGTGATGGCTACCGTAAGGCCTGGAACAACCAGGTGTGCTGCAAGGACCTATGGTATCTGGAAACAG AAAAGCCACCACCCCCGGCTCGAGTACAACTAGTCCGAGCCAATACCAACTCGCTGGAGGTTAGCTGGGGCCCAGTGGCAACAGCCGACAGTTACCTTCTGCAACTCCAGAAATATGACATTCCTGCCACGGCTGCTACGGCCAGCTCCCCCACTCCCAATCCAGTTCCATCTGTGCCTGCCAACCCTCCCAAGAGCCCTGCGCCAGCAGCAGCTGCACCTGCCGTACAGCCACTGACCCAAGTAGGCATCACACTTGTGCCCCAGGCTGCCACTGCACCTCCAAGCACGACCACCATCCAGGTCTTGCCAACAGTGCCAGGCAGCTCCATTTCTGTGCCCACTGCAGCCAGGACTCAAG GTGTCCCTGCTGTTCTCAAAGTGACTGGTCCTCAGGCTACAACAGGAACACCACTGGTCACGATGAGACCTGCCAGCCAGGCTGGAAAAGCCCCTGTCACTGTGACCTCCTTGCCTGCCAGTGTGCGAATGGTTGTGCCCACACAGAGTGCCCAGGGAACG GTGATTGGCAGTAATCCACAGATGAGTGGGATGGCTGcattggctgctgctgctgctgccacacagaaaatccctccTTCCTCAGCACCCACAGTGCTGAGTGTCCCAGCAGGCACCACCATTGTTAAGACAGTGGCTGTGACACCTGGCACAACCACTCTTCCAGCCACTGTGAAGGTGGCCTCCTCCCCTGTAATG GTGAGCAACCCAGCCACTCGCATGCTAAAGACTGCAGCTGCCCAAGTGGGGACATCTGTGTCCTCTGCTGCCAACACATCTGCTCGCCCTATCATCACGGTACACAAATCCGGGACTGTGACAGTGGCCCAGCAAGCCCAGGTGGTGACTACAGTGGTAGGCGGAGTCACCAAGACCATCACCTTAGTGAAGAGCCCCATCTCTGTCCCAGGAGGCAGTGCTCTG ATTTCCAATCTGGGAAAAGTGATGTCAGTGGTCCAGACCAAACCAGTTCAGACTTCAGCAGTCACAGGCCAAGCGTCTACAGGTCCTGTGACTCAGATCATCCag ACCAAAGGGCCCCTTCCAGCGGGGACTATCCTAAAGCTGGTGACATCAGCGGATGGCAAGCCCACAACCATCATCACCACTACACAGGCTAGTGGGGCAGGAACCAAGCCTACCATCCTGGGCATTAGTAGTGTCTCCCCCAGCACCACCAAACCTGGCACAACTACCATCATTAAGACAATTCCCATGTCCGCCATTATCACCCAGGCGGGTGCCACAG GTGTTTCCAGCAGTCCTGGCATTAAGTCCCCCATCACAATTATCACCACTAAGGTGATGACTTCGGGAACAGGTGCACCTGCCAAAATCATCACTGCTGTCCCCAAGATTGCTACTGGCCATGGGCAGCAAGGAGTGACCCAG GTGGTGCTAAAGGGGGCCCCTGGACAGCCAGGCACCATCCTCCGCACTGTGCCCATGAGTGGTGTTCGCCTGGTTACCCCTGTCACCGTCTCTGCTGTCAAGCCAGCCGTCACCACATTGGTTGTGAAGGGCACCACAG GTGTCACAACTCTAGGCACAGTGACAGGTACTGTCTCTACCAGCCTTGCAGGAGCTGGGGCCCATAGCACCAGTGCTTCCCTGGCCACACCTATCACCACCTTGGGCACCATTGCCACTCTCTCAAGCCAGGTGATAAACCCTACTGCCATCACCGTGTCAGCCGCACAGACGACACTAACAGCTGCTGGTGGGCTCACCACACCTACAATCACGATGCAG CCTGTCTCCCAGCCTACCCAGGTGACTCTGATCACAGCACCCAGCGGGGTTGAGGCCCAGCCTGTCCATGACCTTCCTGTGTCCATTTTGGCCTCACCTACTACAGAGCAGCCCACGGCAACAGTCACCATTGCAGACTCAGGCCAGAGCGATGTACAGCCTGGTACTGTGACACTGGTGTGCTCCAACCCACCCTGTGAAACCCACGAAACAGGCACCACCAACACAGCCACCACCACTGTCGTGGCTAACCTTGGGGGACATCCTCAGCCTACCCAAGTACAGTTTGTTTGTGACAGACAGGAGGCAGCTGCTTCTCTTGTGACCTCGGCTGTGGGACAACAGAATGGTAATGTGGTCCGTGTCTGTTCAAACCCCCCCTGTGAGACGCACGAGACAGGCACCACCAACACTGCCACAACGACGACCTCCAATATGGCTGAGCAGCATGGCTGCTCGAATCCCCCCTGCGAGACTCATGAAACAGGCACCGTCAGCACTGCCACTACAGCAATGTCCAGCATGGGCACTGGGCAGCAGCGAGACACTCGTCGTGCCTCTAACACCCCCACTGTAGTGCGGATCACTGTGGCTCCTGGGCCGTTGGAGAGAGCCCAGGGTACTGTGAAGCCTCAGTGCCAAACCCAGCAGACCAGCATGACCAGCACCACCATGACTGTGCAGGCCACCGGAGCGCCATGCTCAGCTGGTCCACTGCTCAGGCCAAGTGTGGCACTGGAGGCTGGGAGCCACAGCCCTGCCTTTGTGCAGCTATCGATTCCAAGTGTCAGAGTTGGGCTGAGTGGCCCCAGCAGCAAGGACATGCCCACAGGGCGCCAGCCAGAGACATATCATACTTACACCACCAGTACCCCAACCACGGCCCGCTTTATCATGGGTGCTGGGGAACTTGGTGCAGCCCGGGTGGTCCCTACGTCTACATATGAGAGCCTCCAGGCAAGCTCTCCCAACAGCACCGTGACTGTGACAGCCTTAGAGGCACTTCTGTGCCCTTCGGCTCCCGAGACCCAAGTCTGCACCAACCCGCCATGTGAGACCCATGACACGGGTACCACCAACACCGCCACTACCTCCAATGCGGGCAGTGCTCAGCGGGTATGCTCCAACCCACCTTGTGAGACTCATGAGAcgggcaccacacacacagctACCACTGCCACATCAAATGGAGGTGCAGGCCAGCCTGAGGGCGGACAGCAGCCTTCTGGTGGCCGTCTCTGCGAGACGCACCAGACCACTTCCACTGGCACCACCATGTCAGTCAGTGTGGGTGCCCTGCTTCCTGATGCCAGCACCTCTCATGGAACCCTGGAGTCTGGCTTAGAGGTGGTAGCAGTGCCCACTGTCACTTCCCAGGCCGGCACCACAATCCTGGCTTCTTTCCCAACCCAGAGGGTATGCTCCAACCCTCCTTGCGAGACCCACGAGACAGGCACCACGCACACAGCCACTACTGTCACCTCTAACATGAGCTCAAACCAAG ACCCTCCACCAGCTGCCAGTGACCAGGGTGAGGCGGTAAGCACCCAAGGTGACAGCGCAAACATCTCCAGTGCCATCACAACAACTGTATCTTCCACACTGCCACGAGCAGTGACCACAGTGACACAGTCTACACCAGTCCCAGGTCCCTCTGTGCCG AATATCTCATCACTGACTGAGACTACCCCAGGGGCTCTGACTTCCAAAGTCCCCATCCCAGCCACGATAACAGTGACTATAGCCAACACAGAAACTTCTGACATGCCCTTCTCTGCTGATGACATCCTGCAGCCCCCAGAGGAActtcaggtctcaccaggacctCGCCAACAGCTGCCTCCACGGCAACTCCTGCAGTCTGCCTCCGCGCCCCTGTTGGGGGAGTCCGCCGAGGTCCGGTCAGCCTCCCAGACCCCTGAGCTCCAGGCCGCCATGGATCTGAGCAGCACTGGGGACCCAACTTCAGGCCAGGAGCCTGCTAGCTCTGCTGTTGTGGCCACTGTGGTGGTCCAACCACCCCCACCTACACAGTCTGAAGTAGACCAGTTATCACTTCCCCAAGAACTGATGGTTGAGGCCCAGGCAGGCACCACAACCCTTATGGTAACAGGGCTCACCCCAGAGGAGCTGGCAGTGACCGCTGCTGCTGAAGCAGCTGCCCAAGCTGCTGCCACTGAAGAAGCCCAAGCCTTGGCCATCCAGGCTGTGCTCCAGGCTGCACAGCAAGCCGTCATGG CAGGCACTGGGGAGCCCATGGATACGtcggaagcagcagcagcagtgacaCAAGCAGAACTGGGTCACTTTTCAGCTGAGGGCCAAGAGGGTCAGGCCACCACCATACCCATTGTGCTGACACAGCAGGAGCTTGCAGCCCtggtgcagcagcagcagcagcagctccaggaGGCTCAAGTGCAAGCCCAGCAGCAGCACCACCTTCCTACTGAGGCTCTGGCCCCAGCTGACAGTCTCAATGACCCATCCATCGAGAGCAGCTGCCTCAACGAGCTAGCTAGTGCTGTCCCCAGCACTGTGGCCTTGCTACCCTCAACAGCCACTGAGA GCCTGGCTCCATCTAACACATTTGTGACTCCCCAGCCTGTTGTTGTAGCCAGCCCAGCAAAGATTCAGGCTGCAGCTACCTTAACTGAAGTGGCCAATGGCATCGAGTCCCTGGGTGTG AAACCGGACTTGCCACCCCCACCCAGCAAAGCCCCTGTGAAAAAGGAGAACCAGTGGTTTGATGTGGGGGTCATTAAGGGTACCAATGTAATGGTGACACACTATTTTCTGCCACCAGATGATGCTGTTCAGTCAGAT GATGACTCAGGCACGATCCCCGACTATAACCAGCTGAAGAAGCAGGAGTTGCAGCCAGGCACAGCTTACAAATTTCGTGTTGCCGGAATCAATGCTTGTGGCCGGGGGCCCTTCAGTGAGATCTCAGCCTTTAAGACCTGTCTGCCTGGTTTCCCAGGGGCTCCTTGTGCCATTAAAATCAGCAAG AGCCCAGATGGTGCTCACCTCACCTGGGAGCCACCATCTGTGACCTCCGGCAAGATCATCCAGTACTCTGTGTTCCTGGCCATCCAGAGATCACAGGCCAGTGGTGAGGCCAAGAGCTCCACCCCAGCCCAGCTGGCCTTCATGCGAGTATACTGTGGGCCCAGCCCTTCCTGCCTCGTGCAGTCCTCCAGCCTCTCCAATGCCCACATTGACTATACCACCAAGCCTGCCATCATCTTCCGCATTGCCGCCCGCAATGAAAAGGGCTACGGCCCCGCCACACAAGTGAGGTGGTTGCAAG AAACCAGTAAAGACGGCTCGGGCACCAAGCCGGCCAGCAAGCGGCCTATGTCGTCTCCAGAAAT GAAATCTGCTCCAAAGAAGTCTAAGGCTGATGGTCAGTGA